In Carya illinoinensis cultivar Pawnee chromosome 6, C.illinoinensisPawnee_v1, whole genome shotgun sequence, a single genomic region encodes these proteins:
- the LOC122313787 gene encoding BTB/POZ domain-containing protein NPY2, with the protein MKFMKLGSKPDSFQTDGNEFRYAASELATDIVLIVGDVKFYLHKFPLLSKSARLQKLVATTNEENTDEIHMSNIPGGPSAFEICAKFCYGMTVTLNAYNVVAARCAAEYLEMNETMERGNLIYKIDVFLSSSIFRSWKDSIIVLQTTKFLSPLSEELKVVSNCIESIATKACVDVAKVNWSYTYNRKKLPEENGNDSIWNGVRNRPVPKDWWVEDLCELEIDLYKRALMNIKTKGIASNDVIGEALKAYAYRRLPGFSKGLIQSGDMVKHRSILDTIVWLLPAEKGSVTCSFLLQLLKASIFVDSRETAKVELIGRIGQQLEEASVNDLLIRASEEETTMFDVSTVQKIVQEFLMQDQNAEIESLEESNELRKTRRPAILSDASKLMVAKLIDGYLAEISKDPNLPLSMFVDLANMVSGICRPAHDGIYRAIDMYLKEHPGISKSERKRICKLMDCKKLSVDACMHAVQNERLPLRVVVQVLFFEQVRAAASSGNSTPDLPKGIKDLNSGSHGSSRSATTNTEEDWDAVATTEELKALKGELAALRLANGVGGSERNDDGKGNVDKAAINKMKGLLKSKKIFAKLWSGKGGQGDNSGSDSSDSLGSANPEEVKSTPSRNRRHSVS; encoded by the exons ATGAAGTTTATGAAACTTGGATCGAAGCCGGATTCCTTTCAGACTGATGGGAACGAATTCAG GTACGCTGCAAGTGAGCTGGCAACAGACATTGTTCTTATTGTTGGGGATGTAAAATTCTATCTTCATAAG TTTCCCCTACTGTCTAAGAGTGCCCGCTTGCAGAAGTTGGTCGCAACCACTAATGAAGAGAACACAGATGAAATTCACATGTCTAACATACCTGGTGGTCCATCTGCCTTTGAGATATGTGCCAAGTTTTGTTATGGCATGACTGTCACCCTCAATGCTTACAATGTTGTTGCAGCTCGATGTGCAGCCGAGTACCTAGAAATGAATGAGACCATGGAGAGAGGGAACCTCATTTATAAGATTGATGTCTTTCTTAGCTCTAGTATTTTCCGCAGCTGGAAAGATTCGATCATTGTTTTGCAGACTACAAAGTTTCTGTCACCCTTATCTGAGGAGTTGAAGGTGGTCAGCAACTGTATTGAATCTATAGCTACCAAGGCCTGTGTTGATGTTGCGAAGGTTAACTGGTCTTATACCTATAATCGGAAGAAGCTCCCGGAGGAAAATGGGAATGATTCGATCTGGAATGGAGTCAGAAACCGTCCAGTGCCAAAAGACTGGTGGGTTGAGGATTTGTGCGAGCTTGAAATTGATCTATATAAGCGTGCTCTAATGAATATTAAAACTAAAGGGATAGCTTCAAATGATGTGATTGGGGAGGCCTTGAAAGCCTATGCCTATAGAAGGTTACCCGGTTTCAGCAAGGGTTTGATTCAGTCAGGAGATATGGTAAAGCATCGGTCAATATTGGACACAATAGTGTGGCTATTGCCTGCAGAGAAAGGCAGTGTCACTTGTAGTTTCTTGCTCCAGCTGTTGAAAGCCTCCATTTTCGTGGACTCAAGAGAGACGGCCAAGGTTGAGCTGATAGGGAGAATAGGACAGCAACTGGAGGAGGCTTCTGTAAATGATCTTTTGATCCGAGCATCAGAAGAGGAAACTACTATGTTTGATGTTAGTACAGTACAGAAAATAGTACAAGAGTTCCTAATGCAAGATCAGAATGCTGAGATTGAATCACTCGAAGAAAGCAATGAGCTTCGTAAGACAAGAAGACCAGCGATTTTATCGGATGCTTCCAAGCTTATGGTAGCAAAATTGATAGATGGATACCTTGCTGAAATCTCTAAGGATCCCAACCTACCCTTGTCGATGTTTGTTGATCTTGCCAATATGGTGTCTGGTATCTGTCGGCCTGCTCACGATGGGATTTATCGTGCCATTGACATGTATCTAAAG GAGCACCCAGGGATCAGCAAGAGCGAGAGGAAGAGGATATGCAAATTGATGGACTGCAAGAAGCTTTCAGTtgacgcatgcatgcatgctgttcAAAATGAGAGACTGCCATTGCGTGTAGTTGTGCAGGTGCTCTTTTTTGAGCAGGTTAGGGCTGCTGCATCATCAGGCAACAGCACTCCTGACCTACCAAAAGGCATCAAGGATCTAAATAGCGGCTCTCATGGGAGCTCGAGATCAGCAACAACTAACACAGAGGAAGACTGGGATGCGGTGGCGACAACTGAGGAGCTCAAGGCACTAAAGGGGGAGCTAGCTGCTTTAAGGTTGGCCAATGGAGTTGGAGGCAGTGAGAGGAATGACGATGGTAAAGGTAACGTTGACAAAGCTGCCATTAACAAAATGAAAGGGCTGCTCAAGTCAAAGAAAATCTTTGCCAAACTGTGGTCTGGCAAAGGAGGACAAGGTGACAATAGTGGGTCAGATTCATCAGACAGTCTTGGTTCTGCCAACCCAGAGGAAGTTAAATCAACACCTTCCCGAAATAGGAGGCATTCAGTATCTTAG